GAACATTTACATTTTTGGTGGTCTCTACCCGACCACTTTACCTCTTTTAGCGTTCGCCAGCTTTCAGTTGATCTTTTCAGCAAAATACCACCGAAAAAGGTCGCCATAGCGACCTTTGAGCTACCTTGTCACCCCTTGAGGTGTTCTTGAGTCATTTTCTGAGTCGCCATAACCACTAAAAAAATTACAATGAAGCAAAATAGCGTTCAATCAGGATAATTGCCACAATATCATCGATGGGACGGGGAGGTTGGCGCATTCCTTGGGGAACCAGACGAGTTAAGCCTTTGGGGGGATACATTTGCCAGTAGCGATCGCGAGCTTCTAAGGTAGAATATCTCTCATCTACCTTGATAATTTCCACGGTTTCGGCAAACTCCGGTTTCAGTTTCGCTTCCCAAGCTTTCGAGGTAGTTTGATTTCCCATCACTAACACGGAAACCCCATACTGTTGAGACCAAGCTTTTAAAGCGGCGATCGCCTGCTCCGAAGCAACCACTTCATGCTCGAATACCTGGCGATCTTCATCCATCACCGCAATGCCACATTTATCTTTACCCGGATCGAATCCCAGAATCATCAACGTTCAACTCTACTCACTTTGTCGTCGTAGAAACGGAATCAGAGCCTCGCACACTTTTTCTGGCCAGTCTTCTTGAGCATAATGTCCAACTTCTTCTAAGGCAATAAATTCGGCTTGGGATATACTAGAAATCGCCTCTTTTGCACTGGATGACAACAACCAGGGATCGTTTTCTCCCCAAATCACTTGCAGAGGTTTTGACCATTGGGGAAGAGTGCTACTAATATTGGTCAAACTTGATTTCAGGTTCAGATTTCGCAACGTTGCCAGCAGAGCGCGTCCAGCAGCCGAAACTTCTAAAAAGGGGCGACGATAAACATTGAGGTCTTTTTCATCGACTTGATAAGGCGATCCACCTTCCAGGGTGCGATCGACAATCAGGGGATCTTGGGTCATCATTTCTCCCGCTAGAGGTAGGGTAAACTGCTGGATTTTCCAGGGTAATTTAGCTTGGGGACTCAGGGGAATGTTGATTAAGCTGAGGCGATGGATGCGATCGCTATTTTGCAGAGCATAGAGGAGTCCGGGAACACTGGTGTAGCCTTGCAGCACGAGGGAAACTTGCTCCAATTCTAGACTATCCATGAGGTCACCCAAAGCTTTAGCAAACGCTTCTGGAGTATAGGCAAAGTCCCGTTTTTCCGGAAATGCTGATTGTCCGGAACCGATCCAGTCTGGGGCGATCGCCCAAAATCCTTGTTCGGCTAGAGACGGCAGAACTTCTCGCCAACTATAGCTTTGGGAGAGTAACCCATGGAGTAATAAAACTGGGGGTTTGTCGGTTGCTTGCATCGGTTGCGCTTCGCGATAAAACCACTCTAGGGAACCGACGTTAATTTGCTTCTCCTCAATAGACACTCTTGTTGCTCGACTCCGTTTCGTTTCACTGGGATGGAGTTAGCATACCGTGTTTTTACCTCTTTTACTACTATAATTGGCGATTTTAAAAACGAATATCCTGCCAAATTTCAGCGTCAGCAAAGCCCTCTAAACGTTTGCGATCTGTTGTCGCAATCACAACATACTGACCAGGATATTCTTCTTGAATGAGTTTCTATTGAGCGCATATAATCATATCACAATCAATAGTTTTGAGATCGGCAGTTGGTATCCCTTGCGTTCTAGCTTCTGCCCATAATTTAGATGCTTCCTTAAGTACCGGTTGGATAATCGGTAGAAAATCGATAATTTCTGGTAACCGATCTAGATTCTTTAGACCATCATTGTTGATGATATAACTTAAAGCCTGATGAACGCTCTCCATCAATGATTTCCTTTACCGTTTGCCAATATTGTTCTCGATCGCGCACTTCTTCTGAGGAGGGTTCTTCTTCTATCCACTGTTTTAATAGTGCAAGAGCCTCTTTATTTTTATCTATCTGCTCTTCAAGAGTCTCTCTTTTATGGGGCAAAACGAACTTTGATTTAGCTTTTAATTGTTCTGGCATAAACTGATTTTTGCTGATTCAATCCAAATTTACTGATATTTTAACACGCATCTTCCTATTGACTCACCTCGCTCTTGATATTCTCCCAGGGCAACCAGATCGCACATAATTCTTGACAAAGTTAAGAGTAAGTGACATGATGAAAAAATGGCTAAAAATCAATTCCATTAATCTGTAAAAACAGCCTTAATTAAGAAAGGCTGGACAATTACAAGCGATCCTCTAATCATTCGTATAGATCGAGTTAAACTAGAAATTGATCTAGCAGCCGAAAAAGTATTTGCCGCAGAAAAAGATGGGCGAAAAATTGCTGTAGAAGTAAAAGAATTCATCAATCCTTCTGCGATTTATGACTTTCACGCAGCTTTAGGACAGTTCTTGAATTATCGCTTAGGTTTGCAAATGACAGATCCCTTACGCAATCTTTATCTAGCTGTACCAGTAGATATTTTTAACGATTTTTTTCAAGAGCGTTTTGTCCAAGCTGCTATACTTCAACATCGTCTAAGTATTATCGCATATGACCCTAATTTAGAAGAGGTGGTAGAATAGAAAAACTAGAACAGTATCGTCAAATTGTCCAAGAAGTTATCAAAAGCCATGCTGCCCCCGAAAATGCGGATATTGAATCCCAAGTGATTTGCGATCGCGAACAGGATCATTATCAACTGGTGGATCTGGGTTGGCAGGGTTTCAATCGGATTTATGCCTGCTATATTCATATCGATATTAAGGACGGAAAAATCTGGATTCAGAACAATATGACAGAAGCCGACTTAGGACAAGAGTTAGTGGATAAAGGCGTTCCTGCTTCAGATATTATTCTCGGTTTACATCCCCCATATAAACGTCCTTATACCAAGTATGGCGTTGCTTAAGATGCAAGCAATCTATTAAATCTAAATGGATTTTATTTGCACGAGTTTCAATTTATTGACGGCTGAAGTAACAAAGGAT
The sequence above is drawn from the Roseofilum reptotaenium CS-1145 genome and encodes:
- a CDS encoding pre-16S rRNA-processing nuclease YqgF, translated to MILGFDPGKDKCGIAVMDEDRQVFEHEVVASEQAIAALKAWSQQYGVSVLVMGNQTTSKAWEAKLKPEFAETVEIIKVDERYSTLEARDRYWQMYPPKGLTRLVPQGMRQPPRPIDDIVAIILIERYFASL
- a CDS encoding alpha/beta fold hydrolase — its product is MSIEEKQINVGSLEWFYREAQPMQATDKPPVLLLHGLLSQSYSWREVLPSLAEQGFWAIAPDWIGSGQSAFPEKRDFAYTPEAFAKALGDLMDSLELEQVSLVLQGYTSVPGLLYALQNSDRIHRLSLINIPLSPQAKLPWKIQQFTLPLAGEMMTQDPLIVDRTLEGGSPYQVDEKDLNVYRRPFLEVSAAGRALLATLRNLNLKSSLTNISSTLPQWSKPLQVIWGENDPWLLSSSAKEAISSISQAEFIALEEVGHYAQEDWPEKVCEALIPFLRRQSE
- a CDS encoding XisI protein, coding for MEKLEQYRQIVQEVIKSHAAPENADIESQVICDREQDHYQLVDLGWQGFNRIYACYIHIDIKDGKIWIQNNMTEADLGQELVDKGVPASDIILGLHPPYKRPYTKYGVA